The Toxorhynchites rutilus septentrionalis strain SRP chromosome 3, ASM2978413v1, whole genome shotgun sequence genome includes a region encoding these proteins:
- the LOC129777987 gene encoding actin-related protein 2/3 complex subunit 3: protein MPAYHSQIKDYSQSVGNMAILPLRTQSRGPAPSNTGIEQDIIDESLYYFKANVFFRTYEIKSEVDRVLIYITLYITECLKRLQRCSNKNQGLQEMYTLAISKFDIPGEPGFPLNAVYAKPATTAESDLMKQYLQQLRQEIGIRVCEKVFSGEDGKPSKWWLCFAKKKFMDKSLSGPGQ, encoded by the exons ATGCCG gCTTACCATTCCCAGATTAAAGACTACTCCCAGTCGGTGGGTAATATGGCCATCCTCCCATTACGGACCCAATCCAGAGGACCTGCTCCATCGAACACTGGAATCGAGCAGGATATCATTGATGAGTCATTGTACTACTTTAAGGCGAATGTGTTCTTCCGCACCTATGAGATCAAGTCGGAGGTGGACCGAGTGCTGATCTACATCACGTTGTACATAACCGAATGCCTGAAGCGATTGCAACGTTGTTCCAACAAGAACCAAGGATTGCAGGAAATGTACACATTAGCTATTTCTAAGTTCGACATTCCGGGCGAACCAGGGTTCCCGTTGAATGCCGTGTACGCAAAACCGGCTACAACAGCGGAGTCCGATTTGATGAAGCAGTATTTGCAGCAGCTTCGCCAGGAGATTGGCATCCGTGTGTGTGAAAAGGTTTTCTCCGGAGAGGACGGAAAACCAAGCAAGTGGTGGCTTTGCTTTGCAAAGAAGAAGTTTATGGATAAGTCATTGTCAGGACCCGGACAGTGA
- the LOC129775819 gene encoding uncharacterized protein LOC129775819, with amino-acid sequence MEVINEDQKNGENTSAKKLEDGKVTTEITELLCFDVPKKDEKLVANLRQQIPDIDNIFTIHRKIGHGTFSSVFLGSLKLHERVPAERKKLFAIKHVVPTSHPSRIERELRCMMQIGGTSNVVGVDLCLRRQESVAFVMPYIAHDPFHQYYDKMSPAETQMYMRNLLIALKRVHEFHVIHRDVKPSNFLYNRKQQKFLLVDFGLAQDISNRKAIEEVGTISAQTVSKEDKTAKRRLSSATGGEGVDGSDDLVQTQKKFKPADDNLENSTTPASADQEEQSTQHPHPIFKTPLKQSNQIISPLKLSNITKDLYGSPLVRQIKSTVLDMSTNMKAAQRQQQQSRGMVNSPSTVTPIPPKTATGSTKTRQYNNTSSTAGSVTRSETICECFAKSQVCNICLVKKEMQASRAGTPGYRPPEVLLKYADQTTVVDIWASGVMFLSILSRCYPFFKNSDDFHSLAEIITVFGDQRIKKTAIQLGRHVKTAQRKQPLDLRKLCLRLRFRFRRLRARQQQEEESANTFANSCDNCQQRLEECLCEHSEANRDFSEDEYSDSAYDLLYKLLEINPHNRISAEEALNHPYFQECF; translated from the exons ATGGAGGTTATCAACGAAGACCAGAAGAATGGTGAAAACACTTCGGCTAAGAAACTCGAGGACGGCAAAGTCACCACGGAAATAACAGAGCTGTTGTGCTTCGACGTGCCGAAGAAAGATGAGA AATTGGTGGCGAATCTGCGTCAGCAGATCCCGGATATCGATAACATCTTTACCATTCATCGGAAGATCGGCCATGGCACGTTCAGTTCGGTATTTCTGGGCTCGCTGAAACTGCACGAGCGAGTTCCTGCGGAACGGAAGAAGCTGTTTGCCATCAAACATGTTGTTCCCACTAGTCATCCGAGCCGCATCGAACGGGAACTGCGATGCATGATGCAGATTGGGGGTACCAGCAATGTGGTTGGCGTCGACTTGTGTCTTCGGCGTCAGGAATCGGTGGCATTCGTGATGCCTTACATTGCGCACGATCCATTCCATCAATATTACGACAAAATGAGCCCAGCGGAGACGCAGATGTACATGCGTAATCTATTGATAGCCTTGAAGCGTGTGCATGAATTCCACGTAATCCATCGAGATGTGAAGCCAAGCAATTTCCTATACAACCGTAAGCAACAGAAATTCCTGCTGGTGGACTTTGGCTTGGCGCAGGATATCAGCAACAGAAAGGCAATCGAGGAAGTAGGAACGATCTCCGCTCAAACGGTTTCTAAGGAGGACAAGACTGCTAAAAGAAGGCTTTCGAGTGCTACTGGAGGCGAGGGAGTTGATGGAAGTGATGATCTGGTACAGACGCAGAAGAAATTTAAACCTGCTGATGACAACCTGGAAAATAGTACAACGCCAGCCTCTGCTGATCAAGAGGAACAGAGCACACAACATCCTCATCCGATTTTCAAAACACCTTTAAAGCAATCTAATCAAATTATCTCGCCATTGAAACTCTCGAATATCACTAAGGATCTGTACGGCTCACCGCTCGTACGACAAATCAAATCGACTGTGCTCGATATGAGCACTAACATGAAAGCTGCCCAACGTCAACAGCAGCAATCACGTGGAATGGTAAATAGTCCATCCACTGTTACGCCAATCCCTCCGAAAACGGCAACTGGTAGTACAAAAACGCGCCAATATAATAATACATCATCAACGGCTGGTTCCGTAACTAGATCAGAAACCATTTGTGAGTGTTTTGCCAAAAGTCAAGTATGTAATATTTGTCTGGTGAAGAAAGAGATGCAAGCGTCCCGTGCTGGCACCCCGGGCTATCGGCCACCAGAGGTACTGCTTAAGTATGCTGACCAAACCACTGTCGTCGACATCTGGGCCAGTGGAGTGATGTTTTTAAGCATTCTTTCACGATGTTacccatttttcaaaaattcggatGATTTCCACTCGCTGGCCGAGATTATCACCGTTTTCGGCGATCAGCGCATAAAAAAGACTGCGATTCAACTCGGACGGCATGTCAAGACTGCCCAGCGGAAGCAACCGCTGGATTTGCGTAAGTTGTGCTTGCGTTTGCGGTTCCGCTTCCGACGCCTCCGAGCACGCCAGCAGCAGGAAGAGGAATCAGCGAATACGTTCGCTAACAGCTGCGACAATTGTCAACAACGCCTAGAAGAATGTCTCTGCGAGCACTCTGAAGCCAACAGAGATTTTTCCGAGGATGAATACTCGGACAGCGCGTATGATTTACTCTACAAGCTGCTGGAGATAAACCCACACAACCGCATCTCGGCAGAGGAAGCTCTCAATCATCCCTACTTCCAAGAATGTTTCTAA